A single region of the Anoplolepis gracilipes chromosome 1, ASM4749672v1, whole genome shotgun sequence genome encodes:
- the Ptr gene encoding patched domain-containing protein 3: MWHLTCVDDFLNRTFYKVGLIVGRHPGYFVIVPILLACICFTGYQRIHYEIDPEYLFSPVNGPSKTERAIVEQYFKVNYSHQFNVGRITRPGRFGHVIIIPKDGGNNMLKSSIWEELMELDRMIRNAKAKYENDEFTYEQICARWLDECFTNDILNLHHVIDEVERRKLNLTFPITINPATWDAHLLPVFFGGSVLNDDLTVQSVPSVQLGYFITVDSPQQDAIGAAWEEAFLEVVGKAEDGGAFKHISTARFASRTLELELEANTKTIVPYFTSTFIIMGLFSVVTCMMTDWVRSKPWLGLLGNISAAMATVAAFGLCIYLGVDFIGLNLAAPFLMIGIGIDDTFVMLAAWRRTSISKSVPERMAVTLSEAAVSITITSLTDMISFFIGILSPFPSVQIFCIYSGFAVVFTFLFHLTFFSGCVAISGYCERKNLHSVICCKVEPLSKSTHRSWFYRVLCSGGIDPDDPHNPIDNPEHGCMTWFRDYLAAALNCRPVKAIIILVFVCYLLGALYGLTTLKEGLDRRKLSKEDSYSIAFYNREDYYFREFPYRIQVVISGEYDYSDPMIQQQVENLTKSLEASKYISEPIYTESWLRSFVGYVSRNEDYLNVTIKDRHNFTKALKEIWLFPSTSFSLDVKFDETGENIVASRFLIQAVNVSGTNQEKDMVKELRHICDMSPLNASVFHPYFVFFDQYELVRPTSIQCMTFGALVMMLISFIFIPNVFCCLWVAFCIVSIELGVTGYMALWDVNLDSISMINLIMCLGFSVDFTAHICYAYMSSKRSRAEDRVKDSLYSLGLPIVQGAASTILGLMALLLAGTYLFLVFFKMVFLVIFIGAMHGMFLLPVLLSLFGPGACSSGQQDEPGEAENAKNSTQEKELANKLQQPYVIPHPHLVYYTAGTVKPLQDSPTISMAAFEERDPGLGTSEDSNSTESGSSQSRRRQCKQQDQQPDQQNQARQDMWRRSTGVLYGLSQFQSTTNELAYPAPDYPGALARECSQENGSRTVPYLPHALYRHPNSFTRDYRRSRSYHNLQYPASTRYLKDFRYPSRELDG, encoded by the exons ATGTGGCACTTGACGTGTGTCGATGACTTCTTGAATCGCACGTTTTACAAAGTTGGCCTCATTGTCGGTCGACATCCCGGCTACTTTGTAATCGTACCTATACTATTAGCCTGCATATGCTTCACCGGCTATCAAAGGATACACTACGAAATTGATCCGGAATATCTATTCTCGCCCGTCAACGGCCCGAGCAAGACTGAACGAGCGATAGTCGAGCAATACTTCAAAGTTAATTACAGCCATCAATTTAATGTCGGTCGTATTACTCGACCAG GCCGGTTTGgtcatgtaattataattcccAAAGATGGCGGGAATAACATGCTGAAAAGCTCGATTTGGGAGGAGCTAATGGAACTCGATCGGATGATTAGAAATGCGAAAGCAAAATATGAAAACGACGAATTCACATACGAGCAAATTTGCGCACGATGGCTCGACGAGTGTTTCACCAACGATATTCTAAATCTGCATCACGTGATAGA CGAAGTGGAAAGGCGGAAGCTAAATCTGACATTCCCCATAACGATCAATCCGGCCACCTGGGACGCTCATTTGTTACCGGTATTCTTCGGTGGAAGTGTTCTCAATGATGATCTTACAGTACAATCGGTGCCTTCGGTACAACTCGGCTACTTCATCACAGTCGATAGTCCACAGCAGGATGCAAT CGGCGCCGCCTGGGAGGAGGCTTTCCTAGAGGTCGTCGGCAAGGCCGAGGACGGAGGCGCGTTTAAACACATTAGCACCGCGAGATTCGCCTCGAGGACCCTCGAACTGGAACTAGAGGCCAACACCAAGACAATCGTGCCGTACTTCACCAGCACGTTCATCATAATGGGCCTGTTCTCGGTCGTGACATGCATGATGACCGATTGGGTACGCAGCAAACCTTGGCTCGGTCTTCTGGGCAATATCTCGGCCGCCATGGCGACAGTTGCTGCATTCGGATTATGCATCTATCTGGGGGTCGATTTCATCGGCCTCAATCTCGCCGCCCCGTTCCTCATGATAG GAATAGGGATCGATGATACTTTTGTCATGCTAGCGGCTTGGAGAAGAACGAGCATCAGTAAGTCAGTGCCGGAAAGGATGGCGGTAACTTTGAGCGAAGCTGCCGTTTCCATCACAATCACATCTTTAACGGAtatgatatctttttttatcggcATTTTATCGCCTTTCCCTTCAGTTCAGATTTTCTGCATTTATTCAG GTTTCGCGGTAGTTTTCACTTTCCTGTTCCATCTAACGTTCTTCAGCGGATGCGTTGCGATCAGCGGTTATTGCGAACGAAAGAATTTACACAGTGTTATCTGTTGCAAAGTGGAGCCTTTATCTAAATCCA CTCATCGATCGTGGTTCTACAGAGTACTATGTTCCGGCGGAATTGATCCCGACGACCCTCACAATCCAATCGACAATCCCGAACACGGATGCATGACTTGGTTCCGTGATTATTTGGCAGCCGCGCTAAACTGTCGACCTGTGAAAGCGATTATCATTCTCGTTTTCGTGTGCTACCTCCTGGGTGCCTTATACGGGCTCACAACTCTAAAGGAGGGCCTAGATCGACGCAAGCTCTCCAAAGAGGATTCCTATTCGATCGCTTTCTACAACCGCGAGGATTATTATTTCCGAGAGTTTCCTTACAGGATAcaa GTGGTAATATCCGGCGAATATGACTACAGCGATCCAATGATTCAACAGCAGGTGGAAAACCTGACGAAAAGCCTCGAGGCGAGCAAGTACATCAGCGAGCCAATCTATACGGAGAGCTGGCTTCGTAGTTTCGTCGGCTACGTATCACGCAACGAAGATTACCTGAACGTGACTATCAAAGATAGGCATAATTTTACTAAGGCCCTCAAGGAGATCTGGCTATTCCCGTCCACTTCCTTCTCCCTAGATGTCAAGTTCGACGAGACCGGTGAGAACATTGTAGCAAGCCGGTTTCTGATACAAGCGGTGAATGTGAGTGGCACGAATCAGGAGAAAGACATGGTGAAAGAGCTGCGTCACATCTGTGACATGTCGCCGTTGAACGCCAGTGTGTTTCATCCGTACTTTGTGTTCTTCGACCAATACGAGCTGGTTCGGCCGACTAGTATCCAGTGTATGACATTTGGCGCACTTGTCATGATGCTTATCAGCTTCATCTTCATCCCCAATGTTTTCTGTTGCCTATGGGTCGCCTTCTGCATCGTGTCGATCGAGCTCGGGGTGACTGGCTACATGGCACTGTGGGATGTTAATCTCGATAGCATCTCCATGATTAATCTCATCATGTGCCTCGGCTTCAGTGTCGACTTCACCGCACACATCTGCTACGCTTACATGAGTTCAAAACGCTCGCGGGCAGAAGATCGGGTCAAGGACAGCTTGTACAGTTTAGGCCTGCCAATTGTTCAGGGCGCCGCGTCGACGATACTTGGTTTGATGGCGCTCCTGCTGGCTGGCACCTACCTCTTCCTCGTCTTCTTCAAGATGGTCTTCCTTGTGATCTTTATCGGCGCCATGCACGGTATGTTCCTACTGCCTGTGCTGTTATCTCTCTTTGGACCCGGCGCCTGCAGTAGCGGACAACAGGACGAGCCCGGAGAAGCGGAGAACGCGAAGAATAGTACACAGGAAAAGGAACTGGCAAACAAGCTTCAGCAACCCTATGTGATTCCACATCCTCATCTAGTCTATTACACTGCGGGCACTGTCAAGCCGCTTCAGGACAGTCCCACGATCAGTATGGCGGCGTTCGAGGAGAGGGATCCTGGCTTGGGTACTAGCGAAGACAGCAATTCGACTGAGAGTGGCTCCTCACAGAGCAGGAGACGTCAGTGCAAGCAGCAGGACCAACAGCCGGATCAACAAAATCAGGCCCGTCAAGACATGTGGAGACGATCCACCGGCGTCTTGTACGGCCTGTCACAGTTTCAATCCACGACCAACGAACTCGCGTATCCTGCGCCAGATTATCCTGGTGCCTTAGCGCGAGAATGCAGCCAGGAAAATGGTTCACGAACGGTACCTTATTTACCACACGCCCTGTATCGCCATCCGAATTCTTTTACGCGGGACTACAGACGCAGCAGATCCTATCATAATCTGCAGTATCCTGCGTCCACGCGATATTTAAAGGATTTCCGATATCCGAGTAGAGAATTGGATGGATAA